In Penaeus chinensis breed Huanghai No. 1 chromosome 19, ASM1920278v2, whole genome shotgun sequence, a single genomic region encodes these proteins:
- the LOC125035276 gene encoding phosphatidylinositol 4,5-bisphosphate 3-kinase catalytic subunit alpha isoform-like, with product MPPSCSELWGCPQMSPCIILDCLLPNSIIVPLTCHKEITLSKLKVEVWQEAKKYPLYRVLGQPEEYVLVGVTQDAEQEEFWDETKRLCDLRLFSPILKVVEPRGSKEEKVLNYEISLAIGRSVHDLDDAKQLQLQEFRRNIIEVVSEAVKVRQQCGLESLACYQHPPELEPTPHLPRSIEKHLDEGYLTVTVWRGTSESTSVRITWDTYPDGIIAEALTRLAPAPDMLGSLTTSQQSSRHALKICGTNEYLLASRPITQYKTVRVWLSRGKTPQLSMVSRGELYASLTKFDFVLPTYVRTPGNMPNTAPASPLSLWHPSMDGRLKVHILWASYVNVKEAHKIYVRSGIFHGDEQLCTVRETQHVPGSSPNWEEWLQFELPIQEIPRGARLCLSICSKRKQTDKKKKKEKMQEHCMLAWGNINLFDFRSQLVHNRVSIAMLPPPRGFEALLNPLGATGQTLANDTTCLEVEFERRFNQQVTFPDTQQMEDYARYIIKLERKPKDQGQEDSQDDLEKIKEIAARDSLSELSEQDKELLWSRRRLCLSVPDSLPRLLDAVRWSSRDHVSQLYLLMKEWPLVSPEVALELLQCKYIDPTVRKHAVKSLDKGLPDERLSQYLLQLVQILKNESYLDSSLLRYLLRKALTNSKIGQIFFWQLRSDINFWPCSLHALAVLEAYCRGLGPSLKAVTRQVEVVDKLTRLGEAIKDRSDTNREKTRFLREQLAEPDYSSTLQHLTSPLHPSHSLGRLRISECKVLDSARRPYCLVWDNPDPMAPHYWLSHAIIFKSGDDLRQDMLTLQAIGIMSHLWNMEGLDLGMTPYSCLSTGKQVGLIEMVRNAKTVYSIQRSSKLGAIQVDSSQLFKWIRDKNKGLRLDQAIDNFTRSCAGYCVATFVLGIGDRHPDNIMINQDGQIFHIDFGHILGNFKKKFGINRERVPFVLTQDFLRVIAKGEENAKESQEFQRFQVLCGKAYLALRKHYRLIVNLFMLLLPAGMSELQSQDEVAYLRKTLAVEATEEEALQYFQNQFSEAYDGAWTTKIDWFFHYVKHR from the exons ATGCCACCCTCGTGCAGTGAGCTGTGGGGCTGCCCGCAGATGTCCCCATGCATCATCCTCGACTGCCTCCTGCCAAACAGCATCATTGTGCCTCTCACCTGCCATAAGGAGATCACCCTTAGCAAACTCAAGG TCGAGGTTTGGCAGGAGGCCAAAAAGTACCCCCTGTACCGGGTGCTGGGCCAGCCCGAGGAGTATGTACTAGTTGGCGTGACACAGGATGCAGAGCAGGAGGAGTTTTGGGATGAGACCAAACGGCTTTGCGACCTGCGCCTCTTCTCTCCAATCCTCAAGGTGGTGGAGCCACGTGGGAGCAAGGAGGAGAAGGTCCTCAACTATGAGATCA GCTTGGCCATTGGGCGTTCTGTTCATGATCTTGATGATGCTAAACAGCTGCAGTTGCAGGAGTTTAGGAGGAATATCATAGAG GTGGTGAGTGAAGCGGTGAAGGTGAGGCAGCAGTGTGGCCTTGAGTCATTAGCATGTTACCAACACCCACCTGAGCTGGAACCCACACCACACCTACCGAGGTCCATTGAGAAACACTTAGACGAAG GCTACCTGACAGTGACAGTGTGGAGAGGGACCTCAGAGTCTACAAGTGTGCGTATCACATGGGACACCTACCCTGACGGTATCATAGCTGAGGCTCTCACACGTCTGGCCCCGGCACCAGACATGCTGGGCTCCCTCACCACTTCACAGCAGTCCTCTAGACATGCACTCAAGATCTGCGGCACAAATGAGTACCTCCTGGCTAGTCGTCCCATCACCCAGTACAAG ACTGTCCGTGTGTGGCTGTCCAGAGGCAAGACCCCACAGTTGTCTATGGTTTCCCGTGGAGAGCTGTATGCTTCACTCACCAAGTTCGACTTCGTGCTGCCTACTTATGTGAGGACACCTGGAAACATGCCCAACACTGCACCTGCATCACCCTTGTCCCTCTGGCATCCCAGTATGGATGGGAGGCTCAAGGTGCATATCCTCTGGGCATCATATGTCAATGTCAAGGAGGCACACAAG ATATATGTGCGATCAGGCATTTTCCATGGGGATGAGCAGCTGTGCACAGTGCGGGAAACACAGCATGTGCCTGGCAGCAGCCCCAACTGGGAGGAGTGGCTGCAGTTTGAGCTTCCCATCCAGGAGATCCCAAGAGGAGcacgtctctgtctctccatctgctcCAAACGGAAGCAGactgacaagaaaaagaagaaggagaaaatg CAGGAACACTGTATGCTGGCCTGGGGGAACATCAATCTCTTTGATTTCCGTAGTCAACTGGTCCACAACAGGGTATCAATTGCAATGCTACCACCACCCAGAGGTTTTGAGGCACTTTTGAACCCTCTTGGTGCAACAG GTCAAACTTTGGCCAATGACACAACGTGCCTTGAGGTGGAGTTTGAGAGGCGCTTTAACCAGCAAGTAACCTTTCCTGACACACAGCAGATGGAGGACTATGCTCGCTACATTATTAAGCTAGAACGAAAACCAAAGGACCAG GGCCAAGAGGACAGCCAGGATGACTTAGAGAAAATCAAGGAAATTGCTGCACGTGACTCTCTGAGTGAACTGAGTGAGCAAGACAAGGAGCTCCTCTGGTCCAGAAGGAGACTGTGCCTCTCAGTGCCCGACTCACTGCCTAGGCTCCTAGATGCTGTCAGATGGTCTTCTCGTGACCATGTCAGCCAG CTTTACTTACTGATGAAGGAGTGGCCACTGGTATCTCCTGAAGTGGCCCTCGAATTGCTACAGTGTAAATATATTGACCCGACTGTCCGCAAGCATGCAGTTAAATCCCTCGACAAGGGCCTTCCAGATGAGAGGCTCTCCCAG tATTTGTTGCAACTAGTCCAGATTCTGAAGAACGAATCCTACCTGGATTCATCCCTTCTCCGATATTTACTAAGGAAAGCACTGACAAACTCCAAAATTGGACAGATTTTCTTCTGGCAGCTGAG ATCTGACATTAACTTCTGGCCCTGCTCCCTTCATGCCCTGGCAGTCTTGGAGGCTTACTGCCGCGGTCTGGGTCCTAGTCTGAAGGCGGTCACACGACAAGTAGAGGTGGTTGACAAGCTGACTCGGCTTGGTGAGGCTATCAAGGACAGGTCTGACACCAATAGG GAGAAGACCCGGTTCCTGAGAGAGCAGCTAGCAGAACCTGACTACTCCTCCACCCTCCAacaccttacctcccccctccaccccagccACTCCCTAGGGCGCCTGAGAATCTCGGAATGCAAGGTCCTAGACTCAGCCCGTCGCCCTTATTGCCTGGTGTGGGACAATCCTGATCCAATGGCCCCTCACTATTGGCTGTCCCATGCCATCATCTTCAAGAGTGGGGATG ATTTGAGGCAGGACATGCTCACCCTGCAGGCCATTGGTATTATGTCTCATCTGTGGAACATGGAGGGGCTTGACCTAGGCATGACCCCTTACTCCTGCCTGAGCACGGGCAAACAGGTGGGTCTCATTGAGATGGTGCGTAATGCCAAGACAGTCTACAGTATTCAGCGAAGTTCCAAGCTGGGGGCCATCCAGGTGGACTCTTCACAGCTCTTCAAGTGGATCCGTGACAAGAACAAGGGACtcag GCTTGACCAAGCCATTGACAACTTCACACGTTCCTGTGCTGGGTACTGTGTGGCCACATTTGTCTTAGGCATTGGGGACAGACATCCAGACAACATCATGATCAATCAGGATGGCCAG ATTTTCCACATTGACTTTGGCCACATCTTGGGGAATTTCAAGAAGAAGTTTGGCATCAACCGGGAACGAGTACCATTCGTCCTGACGCAAGACTTCCTGCGCGTGATTGCTAAGGGGGAGGAGAACGCGAAGGAGAGTCAGGAGTTCCAGAG GTTCCAGGTGCTGTGCGGAAAGGCATATCTGGCACTGCGTAAACACTATCGCCTCATTGTAAACCTCTTCATGTTGCTGCTGCCTGCGGGAATGTCTGAGCTGCAA AGCCAGGATGAGGTCGCCTACTTGCGTAAGACGCTGGCTGTGGAGGCCACAGAGGAGGAAGCCCTCCAGTACTTCCAGAACCAGTTCAGTGAGGCCTATGATGGTGCCTGGACCACCAAAATAGACTGGTTCTTCCATTATGTCAAGCACAGGTAG